A genomic window from Corynebacterium fournieri includes:
- a CDS encoding copper oxidase — translation MPDMNPRAWHRKASRPVSIWMAVFLAVGLAHPFLPDGPWLLVHIFTLGILTNSIVLWSQNLTERFLGRKLDSTARPAQLTRTYLLNAGAVAVLVGQPARWYWLTWTGALVIAVALAWHAVVLAGQVNAAPRKHAGVAGLVASACCLPVGALFGAALAAGLPGQWHGAVRQAHMFTNVAGFVGLAAMGALSVLFPAMWRTRGQDRIGVALALASAGVVVAVAGSLMRAPAVTGVGTVVILAGWVWLYQGFVTSALTVLRDPRGRVTYPALSALCAVTWLIGGLAWYAVRVFAGTSDVPTLPLLLGFAAQLLIGTMSYLMPVTMGGGPAAVKAGLSQLNRAPYLRVGLFNAALLAWLAVGNSYARIAFSFVAFGVLVAFIPLLARAVKAQVAVIKSRRP, via the coding sequence ATGCCTGACATGAACCCCCGCGCGTGGCACCGCAAGGCCTCGCGCCCGGTGAGTATTTGGATGGCGGTCTTTCTCGCCGTCGGGCTTGCCCACCCGTTTCTTCCGGACGGGCCGTGGCTGCTGGTGCACATTTTCACGCTGGGCATTTTGACCAATTCCATCGTGTTGTGGTCCCAAAACCTTACCGAGCGCTTCCTGGGGCGGAAGCTGGACAGCACGGCCCGGCCCGCCCAGCTCACCCGCACCTATCTGCTCAACGCCGGCGCTGTCGCGGTGCTGGTGGGCCAACCCGCCCGGTGGTACTGGCTGACCTGGACGGGGGCGCTGGTGATTGCGGTAGCGCTGGCCTGGCACGCGGTGGTGCTGGCGGGGCAAGTCAACGCTGCGCCGCGCAAACACGCCGGCGTGGCCGGCCTTGTCGCGTCAGCGTGCTGCCTGCCGGTGGGCGCGCTGTTCGGCGCCGCCCTGGCCGCGGGGCTGCCGGGGCAGTGGCACGGCGCGGTGCGGCAGGCCCACATGTTCACCAACGTCGCGGGCTTTGTTGGCTTGGCGGCGATGGGGGCGCTGAGCGTGCTGTTCCCGGCCATGTGGCGCACCCGGGGCCAGGACCGCATCGGGGTGGCACTCGCACTCGCCTCCGCCGGCGTGGTTGTCGCGGTGGCGGGCTCGCTGATGCGCGCACCTGCGGTCACTGGGGTGGGCACCGTAGTCATCCTGGCGGGCTGGGTGTGGCTCTACCAGGGGTTCGTGACAAGTGCGCTGACGGTGCTGCGGGATCCGCGCGGGCGCGTGACCTACCCGGCGCTGTCCGCGCTGTGCGCGGTGACGTGGCTCATCGGCGGGTTGGCCTGGTATGCGGTGCGGGTCTTCGCTGGGACGTCGGATGTGCCCACGCTGCCGCTGCTACTCGGGTTCGCGGCGCAGCTGCTCATCGGCACCATGAGCTACCTCATGCCGGTGACCATGGGCGGCGGACCGGCCGCGGTGAAGGCGGGGCTGAGCCAGCTCAACCGCGCCCCGTACCTGCGCGTCGGCCTGTTCAACGCCGCACTCTTGGCGTGGCTGGCGGTGGGCAACTCCTATGCGCGCATCGCGTTTTCCTTCGTCGCGTTCGGTGTGTTGGTGGCGTTTATCCCGCTGCTGGCGCGGGCGGTGAAGGCGCAGGTTGCGGTGATTAAGTCACGTCGACCCTAA
- a CDS encoding cupredoxin domain-containing protein, which translates to MTRRTQPAAWAITAAILASAASTSALVLPKEGDIPTGDDVVTAEVRIERMHYIPDRIEVPRGTKLVVNLVNDGEKEHDLKIGDANSGRLTPGETSTTYFGEFNVDTLGWCTIAGHKTMGMTFRVDVT; encoded by the coding sequence ATGACACGCCGGACACAGCCTGCCGCGTGGGCGATCACCGCAGCCATCCTCGCTAGCGCGGCGTCCACCTCGGCGCTCGTGCTGCCGAAGGAAGGCGACATCCCCACCGGCGACGACGTGGTCACCGCCGAGGTGCGCATCGAGCGGATGCACTACATCCCCGACCGCATCGAAGTCCCCCGCGGCACCAAACTCGTGGTCAACCTGGTCAACGACGGCGAGAAGGAGCACGACCTCAAAATTGGGGACGCCAACTCCGGCCGCCTTACCCCCGGCGAGACCTCGACGACCTACTTCGGCGAGTTCAACGTGGACACCTTGGGCTGGTGCACCATCGCCGGGCACAAGACGATGGGCATGACCTTTAGGGTCGACGTGACTTAA
- a CDS encoding helix-turn-helix transcriptional regulator, with product MERTHAPRPAGDLLNAVGRLSLKQLEVFQVIQDTPDGMQVAQIASALGMHPNTVRGHLDELMAAGVVNRHVAPAPGRGRPSHVYTARVAHTNMASKAIIALVEVLASTVASGDTDTAKDLGRQWAGRVNQRRHGNLRVDLDTATRHTAQTLREMGFDPVLRPECSNARVRELGLHACPFVAERGTRPATVVCALHEGFLDQGAGDVKVELLPHDRPGECGARLSKMG from the coding sequence ATGGAACGGACGCATGCACCCCGCCCGGCCGGCGACCTGCTCAACGCAGTCGGCCGTTTGAGCCTCAAGCAGCTCGAGGTGTTTCAGGTCATCCAGGACACCCCGGACGGCATGCAGGTTGCCCAGATCGCTAGCGCGCTGGGCATGCACCCCAACACCGTGCGGGGCCACCTGGACGAGCTGATGGCCGCCGGGGTGGTCAACCGCCACGTCGCGCCCGCGCCGGGCCGCGGCCGCCCCTCCCACGTCTACACCGCCCGCGTGGCGCACACGAACATGGCGTCAAAGGCCATCATCGCCCTGGTGGAAGTGCTGGCCAGCACTGTGGCCAGCGGGGACACGGACACTGCCAAGGACCTCGGACGCCAGTGGGCGGGCCGGGTGAACCAGCGCCGCCACGGCAACCTGCGCGTCGACCTGGACACTGCAACCCGGCACACCGCCCAAACGCTGCGCGAGATGGGCTTCGACCCCGTGCTGCGTCCTGAGTGCTCAAATGCGCGCGTGCGCGAGTTGGGGCTGCACGCCTGCCCCTTCGTCGCGGAGCGGGGAACCCGTCCCGCGACGGTCGTGTGCGCCCTGCACGAGGGCTTTTTGGACCAGGGCGCCGGCGACGTGAAGGTGGAGCTGTTGCCGCACGACCGCCCCGGCGAGTGCGGCGCGCGGCTGAGCAAGATGGGCTAG
- a CDS encoding globin domain-containing protein gives MYNDTLPDSKNTHLSPEHAETVKATLGPVGENIHTIANTFYSKMFAAHPELISDLFNRGNQKQQAQQKALAASVVKFASHLVDESAPDPVVMLNRIAHKHVSLGVTEDQYQIVYENLMAAIAEVLGDAVTPEVAEAWSAVYWLMADVLIKAEKDLYASDGVADGDVFRKGKVVEKTALSDTVTAFTVEGDFTEPKPGQYTSIGVKLDDGARQLRQYSIIEGDAAHYRIAVERDGEVSTFLTERVSTGDTVDVTLAAGDLVLRPGERPIVLISSGIGSTPLTGILSYLAKHSDSRRVTYLHADRSAETWAQAQQTRKLMDALGDGSLQTFFRDSDERIDVRELDLAGADVYLCGGTGFLQSLRDELAALPADKAPANVFYELFSPNDWLVS, from the coding sequence ATGTACAACGACACACTCCCCGATTCGAAGAACACCCACCTCTCCCCCGAGCACGCTGAAACGGTTAAGGCCACGCTCGGACCGGTGGGCGAGAACATCCACACCATCGCGAACACGTTCTACTCGAAGATGTTCGCGGCGCACCCCGAGCTCATCTCCGACCTGTTCAACCGCGGCAACCAGAAGCAGCAGGCGCAGCAGAAGGCGCTCGCGGCGTCGGTGGTGAAGTTCGCTTCGCACCTGGTGGACGAGTCCGCGCCGGACCCGGTGGTGATGCTGAACAGGATCGCCCACAAGCACGTCTCCCTCGGAGTGACCGAGGACCAGTACCAGATCGTGTACGAAAACCTGATGGCCGCGATCGCTGAAGTGCTCGGAGACGCCGTCACCCCCGAGGTGGCCGAGGCGTGGAGCGCGGTGTACTGGCTCATGGCGGACGTGCTGATCAAGGCCGAAAAGGATCTCTACGCCTCCGACGGCGTGGCAGACGGCGACGTGTTCCGCAAGGGCAAGGTCGTTGAAAAAACGGCGCTGTCCGACACGGTGACGGCGTTTACGGTCGAAGGCGACTTCACGGAGCCGAAGCCGGGCCAGTACACCTCCATCGGCGTCAAACTCGACGACGGCGCCCGCCAGCTGCGCCAGTACTCCATCATCGAAGGCGACGCCGCGCACTACCGCATCGCGGTGGAGCGCGACGGCGAGGTATCCACCTTCCTGACCGAGCGCGTGTCCACCGGCGACACTGTCGACGTCACCCTCGCCGCCGGCGATCTCGTGCTGCGCCCGGGCGAGCGCCCGATCGTGCTCATCTCCTCCGGCATCGGCTCCACGCCGCTGACCGGCATTCTCAGCTACCTGGCCAAGCACAGCGACAGCCGCCGCGTCACCTACCTGCACGCGGACCGCTCGGCGGAGACCTGGGCGCAGGCGCAGCAAACCCGCAAGCTGATGGATGCGCTGGGCGACGGGTCGCTCCAGACCTTCTTCCGCGACAGCGACGAGCGCATCGACGTCCGCGAGCTCGACCTCGCAGGCGCGGACGTGTACCTGTGCGGCGGCACGGGCTTTTTGCAGTCGCTTCGCGACGAGCTGGCGGCGCTTCCGGCGGACAAGGCCCCGGCCAACGTGTTCTACGAGCTGTTCAGCCCGAACGACTGGCTGGTGTCCTAG
- a CDS encoding glutaminase, whose translation MRSPVKEHLQAIVDDVRDQDSGERADYIDVLKNADPDKLALALCTTDGQLYSVGDEDYEFSIQSISKPFVYALALDMYGPDEVHQHVGVEPSGEPFNMLSLDDDGRPANPLINAGAITVNQLIGGPDIPVEQRSEKLRDYFSRLAGRELDVDQRVLDSELDSADRNKAFAHMLREAGMITDDAHDAVASYIAQCAVLVTVKDLAAMAATLANGGTQPVTGEKIVSPEAARLAQAVMVSSGMYDASGQWMVNVGIPAKSGVAGGLIGTLPGQLGIASLSPRLNKQGNSVRGVKIFRELSSSMGLNLLSSNYYLAPGIKSVERRDGAEVVELQGMINFTAAEKILRGLTQRRLHCTKLIFDVSNVTGFNKAGRDLIKDGLLQFKDDGFEVAIYDPDHTLSDWTFADGTTAQAIRDFTASFSVPATREEVYRAITAPGNWWDKKAEGNAAEQGGEFHVEDREFSVQEADSDRVVWTVEPTESEWDDTSLIFDIEEEDGETKVNFTHRGVRPHDRGYEEIAKTWKDRIAKGLQPLIGREDNS comes from the coding sequence ATGCGCTCGCCAGTGAAAGAACACCTCCAAGCCATCGTCGACGACGTCCGCGACCAAGACAGCGGGGAACGCGCCGACTACATCGACGTGCTCAAAAACGCCGACCCGGACAAGCTCGCGCTGGCCCTGTGTACCACCGACGGCCAGCTGTATTCCGTGGGTGACGAGGACTACGAGTTTTCCATCCAGTCCATCTCCAAACCCTTCGTCTACGCCCTCGCGCTGGACATGTACGGCCCCGACGAGGTGCATCAGCACGTCGGCGTGGAGCCGTCCGGCGAGCCGTTCAACATGCTTTCGCTTGACGACGACGGACGTCCCGCCAACCCCCTCATCAACGCGGGCGCCATCACGGTCAACCAGCTCATCGGCGGCCCCGACATCCCGGTGGAACAGCGCAGCGAGAAACTGCGGGACTACTTCTCCCGCCTGGCCGGCCGGGAGCTGGACGTCGACCAGCGCGTGCTGGACTCCGAGCTGGACAGCGCGGACCGCAACAAGGCCTTCGCCCACATGCTGCGCGAGGCCGGCATGATCACCGACGACGCCCACGACGCCGTGGCCAGCTACATCGCCCAGTGCGCGGTGCTTGTCACCGTGAAAGACCTCGCCGCCATGGCCGCCACCCTGGCCAACGGCGGCACGCAGCCCGTCACCGGTGAGAAGATCGTCTCCCCGGAAGCCGCCCGCCTGGCCCAGGCGGTGATGGTCTCCTCCGGCATGTACGACGCGTCGGGGCAGTGGATGGTCAACGTGGGCATCCCCGCAAAGTCCGGTGTGGCCGGCGGGCTGATCGGCACGCTGCCGGGGCAGCTCGGGATCGCGTCGCTAAGCCCCCGCTTGAACAAGCAGGGCAACTCCGTGCGCGGCGTGAAAATCTTCCGCGAGCTGTCCAGCTCGATGGGGCTGAACCTGCTGTCTTCCAACTACTACCTCGCGCCGGGCATCAAATCCGTCGAGCGGCGCGACGGCGCCGAGGTGGTGGAGCTGCAGGGGATGATCAACTTCACCGCCGCAGAGAAGATCCTGCGCGGGCTGACGCAGCGGCGCCTGCACTGCACAAAGCTCATCTTCGACGTCTCCAACGTCACCGGGTTTAACAAAGCCGGCCGCGACCTGATCAAAGACGGGCTGCTGCAGTTCAAGGACGACGGCTTTGAGGTGGCCATCTACGACCCCGACCACACCCTGTCCGACTGGACGTTCGCAGACGGCACCACCGCCCAAGCCATCCGCGACTTCACCGCGTCCTTTTCCGTGCCGGCCACCCGCGAGGAGGTCTACCGCGCCATCACCGCGCCCGGCAACTGGTGGGACAAGAAGGCGGAAGGAAACGCAGCTGAGCAGGGCGGCGAGTTCCACGTCGAGGACCGGGAGTTCTCCGTCCAAGAAGCCGACAGCGACAGAGTGGTTTGGACCGTCGAACCCACCGAAAGCGAGTGGGACGACACCTCCCTCATCTTCGACATCGAGGAAGAAGACGGCGAAACCAAGGTCAACTTCACCCACCGTGGCGTGCGCCCGCACGACCGCGGCTACGAGGAGATTGCCAAGACCTGGAAGGACCGCATTGCCAAGGGGCTGCAGCCGCTAATCGGGCGGGAGGACAACTCCTAA
- a CDS encoding alpha-amylase family protein — MLDRTIWWHVYPLAALGAPIREEKDRAHRLRALEPWLDYLIELGCNGLLLGPIFESATHGYDTLDHFRIDSRLGDDADFDWLISACRDRGIHVMLDGVFNHVARTHPWVEQGLAGNTDWEGHGELAALHHADPAIKDAVADIMCHWLRRGISGWRLDVAYAVPPEFWREVLARVRDEFPDAMFLGEVIHGDYSQIAAEGTLDAVTQYELWKATWSSLVDVNFWELAHALERHPADVLPNTFVGNHDVDRIVSTVGEDKAVLAAAVLMTTPGMPSVYYGDEQGFTGTRGEGWSADDSVRPALPASPAELSPLGGWMFTEHQRLIALRRRNAWLTHSHLEVLDKTNETISFRCSDGEQSLQTDLWLEPAPGVRVHANGEELYSWMLK, encoded by the coding sequence ATGCTCGACCGCACGATTTGGTGGCACGTCTACCCGCTGGCCGCCCTCGGTGCGCCGATTCGGGAAGAGAAGGATCGCGCGCACCGGCTGCGGGCGCTGGAGCCGTGGCTGGACTACCTCATCGAGCTCGGCTGCAACGGCCTGCTGCTCGGGCCCATCTTCGAGTCCGCAACCCACGGCTACGACACGCTGGACCACTTCCGCATCGACTCGCGCCTCGGCGACGACGCCGACTTTGACTGGCTCATCAGCGCCTGCCGCGACCGCGGCATCCACGTCATGCTCGACGGCGTGTTCAACCACGTCGCGCGCACCCACCCCTGGGTGGAGCAAGGACTGGCCGGCAACACCGACTGGGAGGGCCACGGCGAGCTGGCCGCCCTCCACCACGCCGACCCCGCCATCAAGGACGCGGTGGCGGACATCATGTGCCACTGGCTGCGCCGCGGCATCAGCGGCTGGCGCCTGGACGTCGCCTACGCCGTACCGCCCGAGTTCTGGCGCGAGGTGCTCGCCCGGGTCCGAGACGAGTTCCCCGACGCGATGTTCCTCGGCGAGGTCATCCACGGCGACTATTCGCAGATTGCCGCAGAGGGCACCCTCGATGCCGTGACCCAGTACGAGCTGTGGAAGGCCACTTGGTCCTCGCTGGTGGACGTGAATTTTTGGGAGCTCGCCCACGCGCTCGAACGGCACCCGGCCGATGTACTGCCCAACACGTTCGTGGGCAACCACGACGTGGACCGCATCGTCTCCACCGTGGGGGAGGACAAGGCGGTGCTGGCCGCGGCGGTGCTCATGACCACCCCCGGCATGCCGTCTGTCTACTACGGCGACGAGCAGGGCTTCACCGGCACCCGCGGCGAGGGCTGGTCCGCCGACGACAGCGTGCGACCGGCCCTGCCCGCCTCACCCGCGGAGCTTTCGCCCCTGGGCGGGTGGATGTTCACTGAGCATCAGAGGCTCATTGCTTTGCGACGTCGCAATGCGTGGCTCACCCACTCCCACCTCGAAGTGCTGGACAAGACCAACGAGACCATCTCGTTTCGCTGCTCCGACGGCGAGCAGTCGCTGCAGACGGACCTCTGGCTTGAACCCGCCCCCGGCGTGCGGGTGCATGCGAACGGCGAAGAGCTCTACAGCTGGATGTTGAAGTAG
- a CDS encoding excalibur calcium-binding domain-containing protein → MRRGEAGYGSHLDRDGDGVGCEKRPK, encoded by the coding sequence ATTCGCCGCGGAGAGGCAGGGTATGGATCCCACCTGGACCGCGACGGCGACGGCGTGGGATGCGAAAAACGCCCAAAGTAG
- a CDS encoding M20/M25/M40 family metallo-hydrolase has translation MSLTHDTLELLQNLIQNGCVNYLTADSGQEATNAGTLEAFFAGTGVRVQRYEPHPGRVSIAFTVEGTDPEAEPLTLLGHTDVVPVDKDKWTHEPFGGEIVDGRVFGRGATDMLYITAAMAACVRDVARGERPRGTVTFVGCADEEARGGLGAAWLADNADFSWDNCLSEEGGSHIPAVDGSDALVVVVGEKGAGQRRLTVHGDAGHGSAPFGRDMAVAKIGEVARRVAAIEPAVRSDDIWEGYVRAWKFDPDTEAALLRGEGYEAFGQLESYSHAMSHLTLSPTVLRAGDAINVLPSVAWMELDIRPLPGQTQDEIDELLREALGDLADEVEITHLITEEGTVSPTSGPLYDAILSTFNEFFPGVPVVPTIAAGGSDLRFARRKGGVGYGFALHARDETLGSVLGQLHSHDESVAVEDVDLTVRAYRSLIRRFVGA, from the coding sequence ATGAGCCTAACCCATGACACCCTCGAACTATTGCAGAACCTCATCCAAAACGGATGTGTCAACTATCTCACGGCAGATTCTGGACAGGAAGCAACAAACGCCGGCACGCTCGAGGCTTTCTTCGCAGGTACCGGCGTCCGCGTTCAGCGCTACGAGCCCCACCCCGGGCGCGTGTCCATCGCCTTCACCGTGGAGGGCACCGACCCAGAGGCTGAGCCGCTGACCCTGCTCGGCCACACCGACGTCGTGCCGGTGGATAAGGACAAGTGGACCCACGAACCCTTCGGCGGCGAGATCGTCGACGGGCGCGTTTTTGGCAGGGGTGCCACAGACATGCTCTACATCACCGCGGCGATGGCGGCGTGCGTGCGCGACGTGGCGCGGGGTGAGCGCCCCCGCGGCACCGTGACCTTTGTGGGCTGCGCCGACGAGGAGGCGCGCGGGGGCCTGGGTGCCGCCTGGCTGGCTGACAACGCCGACTTCTCCTGGGACAACTGCCTGTCCGAGGAGGGCGGCTCCCACATCCCCGCTGTTGATGGCTCCGACGCGCTGGTGGTGGTCGTGGGCGAGAAGGGCGCGGGCCAGCGCCGCTTGACCGTGCACGGCGACGCGGGCCACGGCTCCGCCCCGTTCGGCCGGGACATGGCGGTGGCGAAGATCGGTGAAGTGGCCCGGCGCGTGGCCGCGATCGAACCGGCCGTGCGCAGCGACGACATCTGGGAAGGCTACGTCCGCGCCTGGAAGTTCGACCCGGACACCGAGGCGGCCCTGCTGCGCGGCGAGGGCTACGAGGCGTTCGGCCAGCTCGAGAGCTACTCCCACGCCATGAGTCACCTGACCCTCTCGCCGACCGTACTGCGCGCCGGCGACGCGATTAACGTGCTGCCGTCGGTGGCGTGGATGGAGTTGGACATCCGCCCCCTGCCGGGCCAGACGCAGGACGAGATCGACGAGCTGTTGCGTGAGGCGCTCGGCGACCTCGCCGACGAGGTGGAGATCACCCACCTCATCACCGAGGAGGGCACCGTCTCCCCCACGAGCGGTCCGCTTTACGACGCCATCCTGTCCACCTTCAACGAATTCTTCCCCGGCGTGCCAGTCGTGCCGACCATCGCCGCCGGCGGGTCGGACCTGCGCTTTGCCCGTCGTAAAGGCGGCGTGGGCTACGGCTTCGCGCTGCACGCCCGCGACGAGACGCTGGGTTCCGTGCTGGGCCAGCTGCATAGCCACGACGAATCCGTCGCCGTGGAGGACGTGGACCTGACCGTGCGGGCGTACCGCTCCCTGATCCGCCGCTTCGTCGGGGCGTAA